Genomic window (Arachis hypogaea cultivar Tifrunner chromosome 13, arahy.Tifrunner.gnm2.J5K5, whole genome shotgun sequence):
CCAGTCACTCTGTTTGGTGGCACAGCGTGGCGTCACGGACATTGCCAGTTGCACTCCGCTGCTGATGAGTTGGATTTACTAGAGATTTTCTCCGTGGTGTCCACCAGATAGAGGAGTCTACCAGTATCCGCTAGCTACGAGGTAACCAAATATTAATTTTTCATTTCGCTTTAAACATTGTTGTCAATTCGCATGATTTGTTACTTAATGAATTGTATATATCTTTGTTACTTTCAGGTTGGTTGGATTGTAGCAGTAGAGTAGGGATTAGCACCAGGCCAGGGTGCTGTATTATAGGGTTTCGATCGACCGGTTACGATTTGATGAGGTTAGtcatgaaaataaatattttgttatttcctTCTACTTGCTGTGTTATAATACTTGTAATTTTGTTAAACGTTTTTTTATTCAGTTTGCATGGAGGGTGTACGATGACCCTGCGCTTCAGGCCCTGTGCCCGCACTGGTTCCGTGAGGAGGAGGAGTAGGGTACATGGTTGTCGGCCGTTCTGATAATCTGCTTCAACATGGTTGTCGATCGTATACCTACTTAGTATATCGTATAGAAGTAACGAAAGGCACACATAATCTTAAGCTATTACCAGTATCCGAGGTTCTGACAAAGGGCGACATGGAGGCTCCATTGACACCCATTATCAGCTTGACGGcactgcacatggtactttaaccgGTCCGATTCGATCACTCGGTACTCCGCACTCCTCCGAATACTGTAGTTCTTGACACCCTGAAGCACTGCCTCTCGGCTTCTAAACTTGTGGCCGACCCGAAACTCTACACCGCCGTCTAGGTTGTAATCCTCTTCACCCGTGTCAAGAAACAGAGTCCTCTCATGCATAGCGTCCAAATCCAGACTGTGATAGTAAGACGGAACTGCCGAAAGCACCGGTATTGAAAGAGGTGGAGGCAGGACGTGACGGGCCGCAGTCGGAACGAGTGTCTCCGGAACACACTCATTCTCATCCCCACTATCGGACAAGTCGCTATCACCACTGTCCGCCACGTAATCCTCGTCCGACTCCTCCTCGCACTCCTCTGCCTCATCCACAGGAACGGCGACATGAATGGGCGGTGGTGCGAGGGGTTGGTCGTCCTGCACATAGGTCGAGTGTACGGAAGGACCACCGCCACTGTGTCCCACCTCTGTAGACAGCTCCATCACTTGCTCCACCATGATCCTCCCATGGATGTCGAACATCACTCGCACATGCTCGTCGCCTTGAAGTCAGAATAGTCAAAACCGGAAGACTCCGTTACTCATGGGGCCAGCAACCTATACGTCACCCTTCCGATCTCCCTCGCTTCTGTACCACCCAGCctactcaatatcaaactcttcaaatccGATAACGTATTCACACGTTGAGTGCGAAACAATATCGGATCCTTGCACTCAAATGTCACCCCGTTATCACCGTTTCTCATACGGCAATTGGGATACACAAGCACAACTATGTACGGACTACTACTGGCTATTAATGCCTTCTATTTGTGAGAAATATGATACGAAAAGTTTGTGAAGAATACCAAGGAttacacatccttttatagcCAGTGGGACAAAACTTcatgtatctcgtttatactgtaaacaagATGATCAAcgcatgtatctcgtttacagtgtaatacattgtaaacgagatagcCACGACGCAGCTGGCATGTCATATCTCAAAGAAATACATGCAATTCCATCTCATTtgtagtgtaaacgagatatgactgAAAacgtaaattaataaatatttttaaatttatttaattcgaTCGGtaattaatgtttttattttatttgtttaaataaaaaatccgatAGAAGAGATgtcataaaaacaataaaatatatcatattcAGATTGAAAGTGAGATAAACGAGACCAATATAAATTTGATATTCAAAAATGAGTTCGTAAAGTACCTGCAGATATGAGTTTAgagtaataaataaaatacatgcACACAATTAAGCAGATAATGAGAATTAGGATTTAGTTAATGTTTaggatttaaatttcaaaactattGAAATCCTTTCTTTTGTCGTATATGCTTCATGAACAGAATGGCCATTTTTCTTGTTGGTAATATAAACTATGGTTTTTCTATAATAAGTTGTACATTcattctcatcattttttttttaccgTAAATCATAGTTAACTACAGCTAAAACAATTGTGGTTAACTGAAACAATTTTATATCTTTGTTAATTTGATTTTATGTACTTAAAGTTAGATTGTTCCTGCAGAGAAATGCATCAGATGAAATAGATTCTGTGGCTAAACCTAAAAAGAAATCCTTGAAACCACACGTTGCCTGTGATAAGTGCTGATCAATATGCTACTCGCAGCGCAATGCTAAGCTCAATTGTTGTTTCATGGTCTGCTCTATTCCTATCCCTAGAAAATTTCTTATTACTTGAAACTAGCAAAAATACAAGTTAATGTAACAAATAATTTGGGTGTTGCAGCTTAACCTTAGCTAGTTATAACTTGTGTCCTAATTCCTAACTTTTTAGGTGAGTATTAGACTCTTCTATATATCTACCTTGCTCGTTGGCGTGATACCGGAAAGAAAATTAAGGACCGTAAAAGCTTCAGTGACAGATCCAGAAGTCGGTGGAGGAATAATAATACAGAAGGAAATTAAAAAAGCATGTGCATATGTTAGTTAATGAACCCATAAAAATTTAGATTCTTTTGGATTTCAGAATAATTTTACAGTGTTTCTTCACCAAGAAACGAGAGAAATTCTTGAGCAGAAGCGGCAAGCCTATCATATCTTATAATTAAGTGTAGCCTATCATTGCATAGAATAAGATCTAAGTCATTGAAATGCCACATGAATTCAACACACTTGTATTAATATACTTTGTTCAGGGGTCTATAAGTATATAACCATGATATATATAATagcaatttttattctttaaaaaataacattttgaGTTAAACTCGATCTATTTAAATCTAATATATTATATCCAATATATAAAGAGAACGTAACTGAGTTTATACTTTTGGATGTTCCACAATAAATATTTCGAATAATGTTCTTTTGATGGGTTTAgggctttttttttttcaatattaggTTTTAGGGTAATTTAGATAGATAAATTGAATGAGAattattaaaattacataaatattttaaactaaaattggTTACATACATATTTTATTTGACTTTTTTGTGTAAATCGAATTAAACTCATTTGATTTACACTTTTTCAATGTCAATCGAATCAATTAGACTCGATTTATCATATATGTATTTTacagtagtaaatcgaatcaactttatttaatttattactataaaacACATATATAGTAAATCTTGATTTGATTTATTACTAATATAGATTATCAACGTTTCTTACTTTTAAGTTAATAGCATTAACCTTAAAACATATTAATAAGAAAATATCCTTATTTAgatacaaataaaatataaaaaaaatcaaaacaaataagaatataaattcaaattttgtgttttagttcaaattctataaaatttacatttttacaaatttataaattcaaaatggATAATAACTAAAAGTTTGTTAAAAATCATCCGTTGATTCATTAATATCTAAAGAATCACTGCCAAGACTTTTGATGTTAAaaagttattataaaatatgaaaaagtctaggggttagcatttttgttgaaatttggcCAACACTTAACTATCAAAGGAAAAATGATTAATCCTATACCATTAGATCTCATCTCACACCATTGAAAATATtaatgatggctaattgatggctaaatGGCCCCTAACACTCCTCGTAAAATATAGCTCTTAAAGGTGGCATATGagttaaaacttaaattttttcaaGGTCAGAAATaacagataattttttttttttttttaccaaagataggagattcgaacccgcatcgaacccgcaacttcttaattgagtatggagagactatgtcatttgaactataactcattggcaaaatttggaaaaatatgtaactcgaacccgcgacctcttaattgagtatgtggAGTCTaggccatttgagctataactcattggcaacagatagttatacaatataaaataaccaattatatttatataatatataatttgtaagataattaaaatattatactaattaaattattattttataaatatttatacaatatgtaataATACCGTGAGAGTTTTAATTAGTTGtttgattatataaaattttaggtGTTCAATTATATGTAATTTTTGGATGTTCAATAATAATATagagttttttatattttattaaatggtGTTTTGGATATCCATTaatatcctttttttattttatgattaagGTTTTTTAGTTTTGAATGTTTCAACATGGGTATCTTTCCATAAATTTTTGGtagagttttggattttttttttatattagatttAGAATGTTCATTTAGATAATTTGACATTTTTAAATGCACcttggatttaggatttctattgtTGAATGTTtaacttgattttatttgttttttatttgtttaacaaTGGCCGCCAAAGGGTGGTCGCCAAGAAGGAATGAGGTTGTAGTCCTCGTGGTAATAACTAATAAGAGTGGTATATTGgtattgagaagaagaaaaaaaagtgagGCGAGAAGAGATAATAAatgtaaagataaaataaaaattttctataTAAAATATGAACACTAACACAAATACAACACAACAAAACACATACAGAgatgttaattttaaatttttgttaaatatagAAACACaacacatatataaaatataaagagttttgtagataaattataataatatctttatatTGTATTAATACTAAAGTACAAAGTAATTTTTTgttggttttaatttttttaattatataatgtattttagataattttttattaataattaatactacatattatttttaaatatattttaaaaatatatattaaaaaaagttaaatacaCCAATATAGTATCATATTAAgtgttttcaaatattttttagaaatattcTTTATAGTTATTAACTTACATTTGAACACGAAAAATATATGTCAACAAATATTATGTATAGAATATATAAAATACGTGAACATAATTgaacaaaatatatatactttataAAAACAAAAGTGTTAGAGaccaataaattttataatttgtaactatcaattaattattattaatatttttaatagtgtaaaattatatataataatattaaattatttattttttcaattaaatactgatcaaattttaataaaagtgctcgtctcttcaattttttcatatgaaaaaaaattgatcatGGTGATTACTAAAAACTAGTTTCTTAGGTTGAACTCTttaattaaaataccatgtgcttATCTTCTATCGCCTTGAATTGATAGCTGAAAGCTAGGGCATGTGCTTTTGGGTTGGGTGTGATAAGCTATTGCGTATTGACTATTGAATGACCATTGAGCTCTACGGTCCCGTACTATGGAACAATGGAACATGGTCATACCTACTACCTAGAATCCAGTTCCAATTAAAAAATGGTGGATCCAATTTTCataagtaaatattttattttttatttagtatttttaataaaaaaatgactcGCTTTAGAATGGTAAAAAACCTACTAAAATAGAGATCTTTcaaatattctgttaaattatATTGtgttagatttattattttatgttttttttgtcaaaattttaaaattattttaattaatacccACTTGAATATCTATTATCTACATAAATATGCCTtcctataaaaattaataaatggaGATGGAATGAAGATATTTTTTTCTGATAGGATGGGTGACCGGAGAGAGATAGAAGTAAAGTTAGCCCATATTTGTGAAGGGGTCAAGTTTTATGGTAAGAAAAAATAATAGTCATTAATTAgtagataaagaaaagaaaacttctaaaccaaaaaaaaaaaaaaaaaaagaaaacttaaaTAAAAGTCTCACTCAAATAAAGGTTATCCCATAGAAAAGCCTTTAGATATTTTCCCGTGACTAACTTCTAAGTCCTTTATTTTCAATAGAACTTGataaaaacaaagacaaaaaatCCAAATATTTATCAATAATTGTATAACTTGGCGGAAAAAAACgtgacacaaaaaaaaaaggagagacaaATTTGATAATATTTAGAAAGTGATTAATAAAATTCtcatattaaaaaaagaatttaaaaaaaataaattctcatAATATCAACAAcaaatttgatgatatttaaaaaaaaaaaaacaaagattaataaaaaaaatattaaaaaaaaaagaaaaccagaAAAGgggtaaacttttttttttggtattatcaGAAAAGGGAGATTATGAGAATGAGGTGGCCCATTTATTCCCATTTATCAGAAAAGGGAGATTATGTTTTTTTTGGTATTATCAGTAACCACATCCGTTGGATACACTAAATAAAATCACACCCGTTAAATTCAATTCCCTCCCAATATCACAGATTCAATTCAGTTTCACACCTTACCGTTAAGTTCCATTTCTGCATATTCAAATTTCGTAGACCATCAATCCTtcactcttttctctcttctgccATGAAATCGCAGCCGAAGAAGCGACCACTACAGAGCAGCAACAATGCAAACATCCCAACCGCCACCGCAGGCAATGGCAACGGCGACGGCAAAACCATTGAAGAAATGTATCAGAAGAAGACGCAGCTGGAGCACATTCTTCTCCGCCCTGACACCTACGTCGGATCCATAGAGAAGCACACACAGTCCCTATGGGTTTACAGCGAGAACAATGAGATGGTACACCGATCCATCACCTACGTCCCTGGCCTCTACAAGATCTTCGACGAGATCCTCGTTAACGCTGCAGATAACAAGCAGAGAGATCCGTCCATGAACTCCGTTAAGGTCACAATTGACGCCGAGGAGAATCTCATAACGGTTTTTAATAACGGAGACGGAGTTCCCGTTGAGATCCATCAAGAGGAGAAGGTATATGTGCCGGAGCTTATCTTTGGACACTTGCTGACGAGTAGTAACTACGACGATAACGTGAAGAAGACCACCGGCGGAAGGAACGGTTACGGCGCCAAGTTGACGAACATCTTCTCGACGCAATTCATAATCGAGACTGCTGATGGAAAGCGACAGAAGAAGTACAAGCAGGTAAGTTTCAGCGCTATGTTTCTTTGAtagtttattttgttttgattttcggTTTTTGAATATGAGGAGTCGGTTTAAGTTGGATATTAGGGATTCAGAATTGACATAACTTCAAGCTTATTCAATTTTGCCAACTACCTGTGGTTCTGGTTATTGAATGTTCATTGTTCTGTATGAATTAGTGTGTTAGAGTCTCTTGATCCTCGTTTATGCTAAATTACACAGTGAATTTTGCTATTGAACGTGGAGAATTGTTTTAATTTGGAACTTTAGCGATCCTGTCCATCAATTTACTTTGATTTTTGGATATTGAATATGCAAAATGGTTTAGACTTAAATTTGGTTACTTAGCGATTCTGTTCATCAAATTAcagttaattttgtttatttaatgcgCAAaatgaatttaatactttaatttcaaCACTTACGAAGTTTGTTTATCAATTCAGTGTTAGTTTTGGTTATTGAATGGTTTATGTTCTGTGTATGAGCTTTTTTGGAGTGACTTTGAAAGCGTGCTTGGCTTAAATGGTTTTCTTGAAGGTGTTCTCGGACAATATGGGGAAGAAATCAGAGCCAGCAATAACGAAGTGCAAAGTAGGTGAGAATTGGACTAAGGTTTCATTTAAACCTGATTTGGATAAGTTCAAGATGAGCTATTTGGAAGAGGATGTTGTTGCTTTGATGAAGAAGAGGGTGGTTGACTTGGCTGGGTGCCTTGGGAAAACCGTCAAGGTTGAACTCAATGGCCAATTGATTCGTATAAAGTCCTTTCGTGAATATGCTGATCTCTATCTGAAGTCCGCTGAGAAAAACCGACCAGTTCCCCTTCCAAGGTTCCTCTCTTGAAATTTAGCTTGTACACTGTtgtttattttttacattattataTCATGCTTATGTGAGTTTGCTATATGTCAACAGGATTCACGCAAAAGTGGGTGATAGGTGGGAGATTTGTGTAAGTCTAAGCGATGGACAGTTTCAACAGGTAACTAAAGATCTCATGGAGTGAAGTGATGACTCATGTAGGCATGTCCATTgtcattattattaattttagtcTTATGTTGTGAATTTGTTGTTTCCAGGTCAGCTTTGTGAATTCAATTGCCACAATCAAGGGTGGTACTCACGTTGATTATGTTACTAATCAGATCACAAGCTATGTGATGAATAaagtgaataagaaaaaaaaggatgCCAATGTTAAGGCGCACAATGTCAAGAATCATTTATGGGTTTTTGTCAATGCTCTGATTGACAATCCTGCCTTCGATTCCCAAACTAAAGAAACTCTTACAACTCGTCAAAATAGTTTTGGTTCAAAATGTGATATCCCAGAATCAATGCTGAAAGAAGGTTTATCATCCTAGTAGCCCATGTGTTATCTCCATTTTTGTAATATACTCAGGTTGTAGGAATTACTGTTTTACACTTGATTTCACGAATTTATGCAGTTACAAATTCTGGGATAATGGATATCCTCCTATCATGGGCTgattttaaacaaagcaaagatttgAAGAAATCTGATGGAACAAAGACTCAAAGAGTTCGTGGGATCGTAAAGCTAGAGGATGCTAATGATGCAGGAGGAAAGAACTCAGATAAGTGCACCTTGATATTGACAGAGGGTGATTCTGCTAAGGCCCTTGCGGTACTTTTTCATAGTTTCTAAATCATTTATGGTCAAACTTTGTTGGTGTCAATTCCAGAAACATGATATACTTGATTATATGTGAAGATGGCTGGGCTCTCTATAGTTGGCCGAGATCATTATGGCGTGTTTCCTTTGAGAGGCAAATTACTCAATGTGCGGGAAGCCAGCAGCAAACAGATCcttgaaaatgaagaaattcaaaatATCAAGAGAATTCTTGGACTGCAGCAAAACAAGGAGTATACGAACGTCAAGTCTTTAAGATACGGTCATTTGATGATAATGGCTGATCAGGTCATCTACTTGTGATCTCATACTTTATGTGCTTTTTTTTCTGTTTCGGTAACCTTTCGTACTAGGCATATGTATTGTATATGCTGTGGCTACGGACCGTCAGATTGGCTAAACTTGATTCATTTTTCAGGATTTTGATGGTTCGCACATCAAAGGGTTACTAATAAACTTCATTCATTCATTTTGGCCGTCACTACTAAAAGTTCCTACATTCATGGTTGAATTTACTACTCCTATAATAAGGGTTAGTATGGCTGATCCTTTTATATGAGTAGCCATTTAgtactatttattattttaatgatccTTTATCTTCAAATATTTTCTCTTGCTTTTTCATCAGGCTACTCACTCAAACGGGacaaaattatcattttattcGATGCCTGATTATGAGTCCTGGAGAGAAAGTTTGGGAAACAGTGCAAGTGGTTGGAAGATAAAATATTACAAGGTTTGTTGCTGTAACTTGTAAGCATTAAGAACTTCTTTCTCTTGTAGGATACAATTTCCAAATGCTCAAATCTTTTGTgttatatgcattgatttttgcatttgttcTCCATAGGGTCTGGGTACAAGCACTCCTCAAGAAGGTAGAGAGTACTTTCGAGATCTTGAAAAACACAGGAAGGACTTTGTTTGGGAAGATGACTATGATGGGGATGCAATTGAGCTGGCATTTAGTAAGAAGAAGGCTGAAGATAGAAAGACATGGATTCGTAACTTTGAGGTTTGAAGTGTTACACTTTTGTTTATGTAGTGGTTGTGCATGCTATAAAGAGACTATTGTTCTGGAGTGTATTAGCTGATGAAAATATGCAAACTTTGTTGTTGCAGCCTGGCACTTGCCGTGATCATAGGGCAAAGCATATAAGTTACAGAGACTTTGTTGACAAAGAGCTAATACTCTTCTCCAGGGCAGATCTCCAAAGGTCCATTCCCTCGATGATTGATGGCCTCAAGCCCAGTCAACGGAAGATTCTTTTTTGCTCATTTAAAAAGAAGTTGACGAAAGAAATAAAAGTAGCCCAGTTCATTGGTTATGTGTCTGAGCAGTCAGCATACCACCATGGAGAGCAAAGTCTTGCTAGCACCATCATCGGAATGGCACAGGATTTTGTTGGCAGCAACAACATTAACCTTCTTAAACCAAATGGTCAATTTGGTACACGTAACTTGGTAAGGTTAACCTGTTTATGACTTTTAATACATTGTTCATGTTGTAATCTTCTGCGTTTCTGTATTGCTTCAAATTTTATATGTTGATGTTTGGCTGTTGCAGGGTGGTAAAGATCATGCAAGTGCTAGGTACATCTACACAGAACTAAATCCTATTACTCGGCGCCTCTTCCCTGAAGATGATGATAACCTTGTTGACTACTTGAACGAGGATGGGAAGTCAATTGAACCGAATTGGTATTCTGTTCCCTCCGTATTTTATTAATGAACTGTTATTTTCTTTACTTGATTTTTAAGGAATTTAATGTGAGgaacttttaaaaaatttccCCTTGCAGGTATATACCTGTTATACCATTGGTTCTCGTAAATGGAAGTGAGGGTATTGGGGTTGGCTGGAGTTCTTACATTCCTAATTATAATCCAAGAGACATTATTGCCAATGTCAGGCGCATGATGAATGGTGAGACGATGATTCCAATGGATCCATGGTATAGAGGATACAAAGGAACAAttgagaaaagtgccaaggaagGTGGGTACATAGTCAATGGCATGGTGGAGGAAATAAATGAGCAGACTTTCAGGATCACAGAGCTGCCTATCCGTAAGTGGACTCAGGATTATAAACAGTTCCTTGAATCTCTAACTGATGGGTCACCTACCGTAAAGGATCCTCTCATTGAGGTAAACCGACATAAGCATTTTGTCATACTATACGCAGTAAGTATCGAGCCTTCTTTAAATGTAAAGTTTCCGTTTTGCAGGATTTCAGGCAGAATGGTGATGATGCTACCATTGACATAGAAGTCCGAATGAAGCTGGAAAAAGTACCAATGGTCATGCAAGAGGGGTTGCTGAAGAAATTTAAATTGTCCAGTTCTATTAGCACAAGCAACATGCATCTTTTTGATGCAGAAGGGAAGATTAAGAAATATGACAACCCAGAACAAAGTATAGCCTTCAGAGTTCGCAGTTGTCTTGATTATCTTATTTCCATTGTGGTTTTTTATTGCTAATTATGTCCATTTAATTTTTGCAGTTCTTGAAGAATTCTTTCCTCTTAGGCTGGAGTATTATGTGAGAAGGAAGGTGAGTTATGGACATGGGAACAGGTATTTTATTCTGACACCAACCATTTAATTGAGCAAGAACTGAAATTCTATTTGTCACGATGCAGAAATATAAACTGGATAATCTTGAACGGGTTCTGTTGATACTGGATAACAAAGTGAGGTTTATATTAGGGGTTGTTAATGGAGAGATTATTGTGAGCAATAGGAGAAAAGCTGATTTATTGATAGAGCTGAAGCAGAAGGGTTTCACTCCCATGCCAAGGAAAGGTAAATCTGCAGAACCACAAGTTGCTGGGGACAATGATGACAATCCCGAAGAGCAGGAAACTGAGTCTTTCAATGTTGAAGGAGCAAGAGTTGGCGACTATGAATATTTATTATCCATGCCAATTGGATCTTTAACACTCGAAAGTGTTCAGAAGCTACTAGCAGAAAAAGATGAAAAGGAGAAGGAGTATGAGATTTTGAAGGCAACACCACCAAAGTCCATGTGGATGGAGGATCTGGATCAGCTCGAGAAGAAACTGGATGTAAGACACTAAAGACAGTTCCTTAATATCATTACTTAATTGATATTTATCCTTCATATTTGATTACATTAATCTTACTATTATCTTTTGTTGCTTCCATCAAGGAACTGGAGACCAAAGAAGCAGAGGAAGAACGAAAGAGATCGAGTCAAGCAAACAAAAAGACATCTACTCGTGCTGTTACCACAAAAGCATCTAAGAAACCACGGCAGAAGAATATTAAGAAGGCCAACGTTATTGAGGAGGAAACCGAAGACATATCGAATTCCTCAATGGAAAGAGGTAGGCCTGCGTTGTTAGAAGTGACTTTCAATATACAATGCATAATTATTATGTTGAGTTCTGAATTTCGATCTTCACTTTAAATTCTCCCTTCTGCAATTTATCAGAGAATGCTCCTGAGGTCGCTAAACCGAAAGGCAGGGTTGGTTCCAAAAAAGAGCCTATAAAAGTGGTATGCCAAGTTCAACGTTTTTCTGACTGTATTCTGTATATGTATTGAActattgattgataattgatatcgaGCACTTATTGTCTTTACATGCTTATTATCAGGTTGATGAAGAAATTCAGTCTCTTCAAGAACGCCTTGCTGCATATAACTTTGCAGCATCTGCAGGTAAAGTAAACCATAATGTAACGGTGCAATTAAAATGATTCTATATCTGAGAATTCCACGAGGTACTCATCCTCGTAAGAAATCATTGTTTTGCTTAAACAGCCATGCAATTTGAGCAATCAGCTGATGATAATGTTGCGAAGAAAGAGTACAACAAAAGGGTTGGCGCCAAAAAGAAGGCATCGTCTAGCTTAGTGTTGGACATTTCCGGTAGTGACaatgatgagaatgatgatggagACTTCGAAAGACAACAGCCGGGGGCTCCggaagcagtgaaaaagaagggTGGGAGAAAACCTGCTGCCCAGAATGCGAAGAAGCCTTTTGCAGCCATCCGGAAGAGAGGTGCAAGCAAAAAGGAATCTGAGTTACTTGGACA
Coding sequences:
- the LOC112737342 gene encoding DNA topoisomerase 2, which codes for MKSQPKKRPLQSSNNANIPTATAGNGNGDGKTIEEMYQKKTQLEHILLRPDTYVGSIEKHTQSLWVYSENNEMVHRSITYVPGLYKIFDEILVNAADNKQRDPSMNSVKVTIDAEENLITVFNNGDGVPVEIHQEEKVYVPELIFGHLLTSSNYDDNVKKTTGGRNGYGAKLTNIFSTQFIIETADGKRQKKYKQVFSDNMGKKSEPAITKCKVGENWTKVSFKPDLDKFKMSYLEEDVVALMKKRVVDLAGCLGKTVKVELNGQLIRIKSFREYADLYLKSAEKNRPVPLPRIHAKVGDRWEICVSLSDGQFQQVSFVNSIATIKGGTHVDYVTNQITSYVMNKVNKKKKDANVKAHNVKNHLWVFVNALIDNPAFDSQTKETLTTRQNSFGSKCDIPESMLKEVTNSGIMDILLSWADFKQSKDLKKSDGTKTQRVRGIVKLEDANDAGGKNSDKCTLILTEGDSAKALAMAGLSIVGRDHYGVFPLRGKLLNVREASSKQILENEEIQNIKRILGLQQNKEYTNVKSLRYGHLMIMADQDFDGSHIKGLLINFIHSFWPSLLKVPTFMVEFTTPIIRATHSNGTKLSFYSMPDYESWRESLGNSASGWKIKYYKGLGTSTPQEGREYFRDLEKHRKDFVWEDDYDGDAIELAFSKKKAEDRKTWIRNFEPGTCRDHRAKHISYRDFVDKELILFSRADLQRSIPSMIDGLKPSQRKILFCSFKKKLTKEIKVAQFIGYVSEQSAYHHGEQSLASTIIGMAQDFVGSNNINLLKPNGQFGTRNLGGKDHASARYIYTELNPITRRLFPEDDDNLVDYLNEDGKSIEPNWYIPVIPLVLVNGSEGIGVGWSSYIPNYNPRDIIANVRRMMNGETMIPMDPWYRGYKGTIEKSAKEGGYIVNGMVEEINEQTFRITELPIRKWTQDYKQFLESLTDGSPTVKDPLIEDFRQNGDDATIDIEVRMKLEKVPMVMQEGLLKKFKLSSSISTSNMHLFDAEGKIKKYDNPEQILEEFFPLRLEYYVRRKKYKLDNLERVLLILDNKVRFILGVVNGEIIVSNRRKADLLIELKQKGFTPMPRKGKSAEPQVAGDNDDNPEEQETESFNVEGARVGDYEYLLSMPIGSLTLESVQKLLAEKDEKEKEYEILKATPPKSMWMEDLDQLEKKLDELETKEAEEERKRSSQANKKTSTRAVTTKASKKPRQKNIKKANVIEEETEDISNSSMERENAPEVAKPKGRVGSKKEPIKVVDEEIQSLQERLAAYNFAASAAMQFEQSADDNVAKKEYNKRVGAKKKASSSLVLDISGSDNDENDDGDFERQQPGAPEAVKKKGGRKPAAQNAKKPFAAIRKRGASKKESELLGQKFITDMLKPADSSGNSSPEKKVRKMRESPFNKKSGSVLSRVAQKEGTGSGEMSFGSASSASASIMEEVIEVAPSAVRNRPQRANRTQAKYVMSESEGDNDDDDDNDDDANATDDSDFNEDDE